The Lycium barbarum isolate Lr01 chromosome 12, ASM1917538v2, whole genome shotgun sequence genome includes a region encoding these proteins:
- the LOC132622684 gene encoding protein FD-like: MWSSSSDNRGLSNSYKSSSSLISTSSSSHSPFSPRLRTMEEVWKDINLSSLHDHSTNYSRDHDHHNHRQAANFGGMILQDFLARPFAHSPSPAATASPIPANPTTTTMLNLNSVPDLHFFDNNNLDPLRQNTILHQPTSMISQVPFEALASVNASGRKRAVTETENNSTGGSRNKRMIKNRESAARSRARKQETPLQAYMNELEVELAHLVEENARLKKQQQQLHLAAAAQVPKKNSLYRSSTAPF, translated from the exons ATGTGGTCATCAAGTAGTGACAACAGGGGACTCTCAAATTCTtataaatcatcatcatcattaatatCTACATCTTCTTCATCTCATTCCCCATTTTCTCCAAGACTTAGAACCatggaagaagtgtggaaagaCATTAATCTTTCTTCTCTTCATGACCACAGTACTAATTACTCTAGAGACCatgatcatcataatcatcgtcaaGCTGCTAATTTTGGTGGGATGATTTTACAAGATTTCTTGGCTAGACCCTTTGCTCATTCACCCTCACCAGCAGCAACAGCCTCCCCTATTCCAGCAAATCCAACTACTACTACTATGCTGAATTTGAACTCTGTTCCAGACCTTCATTTCTTTGATAATAACAACTTAGACCCTTTAAGGCAAAACACAATCTTGCACCAACCAACTAGTATGATTTCTCAAGTTCCATTTGAGGCCTTGGCTTCAGTGAATGCTAGTGGAAGAAAGAGGGCTGTCACTGAAACAGAGAACAATTCTACTGGGGGCAGCAGAAATAAGAGGATGATCAAGAACCGTGAGTCTGCTGCTAGATCAAGAGCTAGAAAGCAGGAAA CTCCGCTGCAGGCTTATATGAATGAGTTAGAGGTGGAATTAGCCCATTTAGTGGAAGAGAATGCCAGGCTCAAGAAGCAGCAGCAACAG TTACACTTAGCTGCAGCTGCTCAAGTTCCCAAAAAGAACTCTCTGTATCGGTCGTCAACTGCCCCATTTTGA